The following coding sequences are from one Armatimonadia bacterium window:
- a CDS encoding 2-isopropylmalate synthase: MPRTITIFDTTLRDGEQSPGASLGMSDKLAIAHQLARLQVDVMEAGFPISSPEDFEAVSRIAKEVQGPQICGLARATEKDIDAAWEAVKYSDKPRIHTFIGTSNLHIEYKFHSTKSEVLERAVRAVRHAVAYCPNVEFSAEDSTRTDLDYLRDVVEAVIEAGASTVNIPDTVGYTTPWEMYDTLRYLFENVPNIDRTVISVHNHDDLGMSVANSMAAVRAGAGQVECTINGLGERAGNASLEEIVMALKTRADMFDCETGIVTREIMKTSKMVSNLTGFVVQPNKAVVGANAFAHEAGIHQHGVIMNRQTYEIMQAEDIGLASNVLTLGRRSGKHGLRKRLEDLGYEITDEQMENIYQRFLKVADKKKQVYDEDLEIIMREATDTMPETWALVSLQTTSGPQTMPTATVRMSHEGEEFQDAACGNGPVDAACKAIERITGMEVTLEDFSLRGITVGKDAMGEATVRVKSGDIDALGKAASTDVIEASAKAFVNALNRLLIIESRPQMPTNGAK; encoded by the coding sequence ATGCCAAGGACAATCACCATCTTCGATACAACCCTGCGCGACGGCGAGCAGTCACCCGGCGCGAGTCTGGGCATGTCCGACAAGCTGGCCATCGCCCACCAGTTGGCGCGGTTGCAGGTTGACGTGATGGAAGCCGGCTTCCCCATCTCCTCCCCCGAGGATTTCGAGGCAGTCTCTCGGATCGCCAAGGAAGTCCAAGGACCGCAGATCTGTGGGCTGGCTCGCGCCACGGAGAAGGACATCGACGCGGCCTGGGAGGCGGTCAAGTACTCCGACAAGCCGCGCATCCACACCTTCATCGGAACGAGCAACCTGCACATCGAGTACAAGTTCCACAGCACCAAGTCCGAGGTGCTCGAGCGAGCGGTTAGGGCCGTGCGCCATGCGGTCGCCTACTGCCCGAACGTCGAGTTCTCCGCCGAGGACTCAACGCGCACCGACCTCGACTACCTGCGCGATGTCGTCGAGGCGGTCATCGAGGCCGGCGCCTCCACCGTGAACATCCCCGATACCGTCGGCTACACGACGCCCTGGGAGATGTACGACACGCTCCGCTACCTGTTTGAGAACGTGCCCAACATCGACCGCACGGTCATCAGCGTGCACAACCACGATGACCTGGGCATGTCCGTCGCGAACTCCATGGCCGCGGTTCGCGCGGGTGCCGGACAGGTCGAGTGCACCATCAACGGTCTGGGCGAGCGCGCCGGAAACGCCTCTCTCGAAGAGATCGTCATGGCCCTCAAGACCCGTGCCGACATGTTCGACTGCGAGACCGGGATCGTGACCAGGGAGATCATGAAGACCTCCAAGATGGTCAGCAACCTCACCGGCTTCGTCGTCCAGCCGAACAAGGCCGTCGTCGGCGCGAATGCCTTCGCCCACGAAGCAGGCATCCATCAGCACGGCGTCATCATGAACCGGCAGACCTACGAGATCATGCAGGCAGAGGACATCGGTCTGGCCTCGAACGTCCTGACCCTCGGTCGGCGCTCCGGCAAGCACGGACTGCGCAAGCGTCTCGAGGACCTGGGCTACGAGATCACCGACGAGCAGATGGAGAACATCTACCAGCGGTTCCTGAAGGTCGCCGACAAGAAGAAGCAGGTCTACGATGAGGACCTGGAGATCATCATGCGCGAAGCGACCGACACCATGCCCGAGACCTGGGCCCTTGTGAGCCTCCAGACAACCTCCGGGCCGCAGACCATGCCGACTGCCACTGTGAGGATGTCCCACGAGGGCGAGGAGTTCCAGGACGCCGCTTGCGGAAATGGTCCGGTTGACGCCGCCTGCAAGGCGATTGAGCGCATCACCGGGATGGAAGTCACCCTCGAGGACTTCTCCCTGCGCGGAATCACCGTCGGCAAGGACGCCATGGGTGAAGCAACGGTGAGGGTCAAGAGCGGCGACATCGATGCCCTTGGCAAGGCGGCCAGCACCGACGTCATCGAGGCCAGCGCCAAGGCCTTCGTCAACGCCCTGAACCGGCTGCTTATCATCGAGAGCCGGCCCCAGATGCCGACGAACGGCGCAAAGTAG
- the tatC gene encoding twin-arginine translocase subunit TatC — translation MPNKPRDRKELGFFEHVEELRARIIRSVLYITLGSAAGWIWREPLLEYLRRPAEVGAKMVGVDNLPFRVFEPLGGFMIAIQVALVAGIILAAPLVLYEIWAFIEPALEERERKYAIVILPFSVLLFFGGVAFCYYVSPRAFAFLFSIDQTLGVQIERTLQPYLWFILRLMLGFGLAFELPLVLMFLGVIGLVNSRQLLAWWRYALVLIFVFAAIVTPTVDPVNMTILAAPMMALYMVSILLVRFVQRKKEQAEEGVLEEEYSIPQPDPEEAEDTTRETYEEAHAASEAKQDEEALEAEFVPEPEVKAPEEAAEPTDTPDTPGEDSATDLKPPDR, via the coding sequence ATGCCGAACAAGCCAAGGGACCGCAAAGAGCTCGGGTTCTTCGAGCATGTCGAGGAGTTGCGGGCACGGATCATCCGTTCCGTGCTCTACATCACGCTGGGTTCAGCAGCGGGGTGGATCTGGCGCGAGCCGCTGCTTGAGTACCTGCGACGGCCCGCCGAAGTCGGCGCCAAGATGGTCGGGGTCGACAACCTCCCCTTCCGGGTGTTCGAGCCGCTCGGCGGCTTCATGATCGCCATCCAGGTCGCCCTGGTCGCCGGGATCATCCTCGCAGCGCCACTGGTTCTGTACGAGATCTGGGCCTTCATTGAGCCGGCGCTGGAGGAGCGCGAGCGCAAGTATGCGATCGTCATCCTGCCCTTCTCCGTCTTGCTCTTCTTTGGCGGCGTAGCCTTCTGCTACTACGTGTCGCCCCGCGCCTTTGCCTTCCTGTTCTCCATCGACCAGACCCTCGGCGTTCAGATCGAGCGCACGCTGCAGCCCTACCTGTGGTTCATCCTGCGCCTGATGCTAGGCTTCGGTCTGGCCTTCGAGTTGCCGCTCGTCCTGATGTTCCTGGGTGTGATCGGGCTGGTGAACAGCCGCCAGCTTCTCGCCTGGTGGCGCTATGCCCTGGTCCTCATCTTCGTGTTCGCAGCTATTGTGACGCCGACGGTCGATCCGGTGAACATGACCATCCTGGCCGCGCCGATGATGGCTCTGTACATGGTCAGCATCCTCCTGGTGCGTTTCGTCCAGCGCAAAAAGGAACAGGCCGAGGAGGGCGTGCTGGAGGAGGAGTACAGCATCCCGCAGCCCGACCCGGAGGAGGCGGAAGATACCACCCGCGAGACCTATGAGGAAGCCCATGCCGCGAGTGAGGCGAAGCAGGACGAAGAGGCACTCGAGGCCGAGTTCGTGCCGGAGCCGGAAGTGAAAGCGCCCGAGGAGGCCGCAGAGCCGACTGACACGCCCGACACTCCGGGCGAGGACAGCGCGACAGACCTCAAGCCTCCGGATCGCTGA